In one Pseudoalteromonas rubra genomic region, the following are encoded:
- a CDS encoding flagellar hook-length control protein FliK yields the protein MVNVSLEVAINNGVSAKGKDQTEQAEESGFLAMLAQAEQDSSDEASQSDEQNAGEFAPLPEGLDRRLGLDDSHLPKKQKTAPDEPLRLDDSELPGKGGTTAGGANTSDADDLLAQITSSNAQSTEVAHNLAPVPKALKDYLGKETLVAPPETKKPLDNIGPGPVVPAPLGQGELSQTDDAVDPKLQEATPKSITAGVNTLPDGNHMKGKTQVESVDELVVHKRIDRVGPGITQPSDSSGPVADELLVKGEGKPAGIPDALKSDNAEINLKDSDKAQAQAKPVNTEQPLPGAKPVTTEAPSVQANSLQTNPVNGKEVLQQQEQTPEQVAVHKSVAEKVPFDGKIAQRPVDQVGPVITAPQGDQNETKLSEQSEILHSNKPQVSVADNVAKAQQPGQPSQGANVNSTADLKAMVDALTPQQKQTLAANLQSQLDSNELSDPEHRAKAEQLLQHLGVKPTGTLSGKAEGVTAPAVSNAEQSGHTEQAKVFEKESKVAKVTDPVAPEKVNKQAATVSQSGANSVDQKAQSKDAQQQATVTELQDSEHPELAQLKKEGGQSEQQNSQQRSAMPAPVENIFKAIRGERMDDGLKHEFNEVLAQVEQVRQNQQVNQQSVVNQKAMQTDPAVSQAINIARNDAVKALQERVNMMLNINNKEAEIRLDPPELGSMQIRIRSEGEQAQVNFVVQNQQAKELLEQSMPKLREMLAEQGIQLGESNIQQGQGGEQQQQESSQGHGTLANNGSEAQNNGQQSTTSRRQSDSAIDYYA from the coding sequence ATGGTCAATGTTTCGCTAGAAGTAGCAATCAATAACGGAGTTTCGGCGAAGGGAAAAGATCAAACGGAACAAGCGGAAGAGTCAGGGTTTCTTGCCATGCTTGCTCAGGCAGAGCAAGACAGTAGTGATGAAGCGTCTCAGTCTGATGAGCAAAATGCGGGCGAATTTGCCCCATTGCCAGAGGGCCTGGACCGCCGTTTAGGTCTCGATGATAGTCATTTGCCGAAAAAACAAAAAACCGCGCCGGATGAACCTTTACGGCTAGATGATTCTGAGTTGCCCGGAAAGGGTGGGACGACAGCTGGAGGTGCAAACACCAGTGATGCTGACGATCTGCTTGCTCAAATTACTTCCTCCAACGCGCAAAGTACGGAGGTCGCTCACAATTTGGCACCCGTTCCCAAAGCGCTAAAAGATTATTTGGGTAAAGAAACGCTGGTGGCACCACCTGAAACGAAAAAACCGCTCGACAACATTGGGCCTGGGCCGGTTGTACCAGCTCCTTTGGGTCAGGGGGAGTTGAGTCAGACTGACGATGCTGTGGATCCTAAGCTGCAAGAAGCGACACCTAAATCTATCACCGCAGGCGTAAATACGCTGCCCGATGGTAATCATATGAAAGGCAAAACTCAGGTGGAGAGCGTGGATGAGCTGGTTGTTCATAAGCGGATTGATCGTGTGGGGCCTGGAATCACACAACCCAGCGACTCGTCTGGACCGGTGGCTGATGAGCTGCTTGTCAAAGGTGAAGGAAAACCCGCCGGGATCCCGGATGCGTTAAAATCTGACAATGCTGAAATCAATTTGAAAGACAGTGACAAAGCGCAGGCCCAGGCTAAGCCTGTGAATACAGAGCAGCCGCTTCCAGGCGCTAAACCGGTTACGACGGAAGCCCCGTCTGTACAAGCGAATTCATTACAAACAAACCCTGTAAACGGTAAAGAGGTGTTACAGCAGCAAGAGCAAACGCCTGAACAGGTTGCCGTGCATAAATCGGTAGCAGAAAAAGTACCGTTCGACGGTAAAATCGCTCAGCGCCCGGTTGATCAGGTAGGTCCTGTGATAACAGCACCTCAGGGCGACCAGAATGAGACCAAGCTTAGTGAGCAAAGCGAGATCTTGCACAGTAATAAACCTCAGGTGTCAGTCGCTGACAATGTGGCTAAAGCACAACAACCAGGACAACCATCTCAGGGCGCAAATGTGAACAGCACAGCGGACTTGAAAGCGATGGTTGACGCACTCACTCCGCAGCAAAAGCAAACGCTTGCGGCTAATTTGCAGTCACAGCTGGATAGCAACGAGCTAAGTGATCCTGAGCATCGTGCAAAAGCCGAGCAGTTGTTGCAACACTTGGGTGTCAAGCCGACCGGGACACTGTCCGGCAAGGCAGAAGGTGTAACAGCACCTGCTGTGTCAAATGCGGAGCAGTCTGGCCATACCGAGCAGGCGAAAGTGTTTGAAAAAGAGAGTAAAGTTGCCAAAGTAACCGATCCGGTTGCACCAGAAAAGGTCAACAAACAAGCGGCGACAGTGAGTCAGTCTGGAGCAAATAGCGTAGATCAAAAAGCGCAAAGTAAAGACGCTCAGCAGCAGGCTACTGTCACCGAGTTACAAGACAGTGAACATCCTGAATTAGCCCAGCTTAAAAAGGAGGGCGGACAGTCCGAACAGCAAAATTCACAACAGCGTAGCGCCATGCCCGCGCCGGTAGAGAATATTTTTAAAGCGATTCGTGGCGAGCGTATGGATGATGGACTGAAGCATGAGTTTAATGAAGTGCTGGCGCAGGTAGAGCAAGTTCGCCAGAATCAACAGGTGAATCAACAAAGCGTTGTGAATCAAAAGGCCATGCAAACCGACCCTGCTGTTAGTCAGGCCATCAACATTGCCCGCAATGATGCTGTGAAAGCACTGCAAGAGCGTGTGAACATGATGCTGAATATCAACAACAAAGAAGCGGAAATTCGTCTTGACCCGCCCGAACTGGGTAGCATGCAGATCCGAATTCGTTCTGAAGGTGAGCAGGCCCAGGTAAACTTTGTGGTGCAAAACCAGCAAGCCAAAGAGCTGTTAGAACAGTCCATGCCCAAGCTCAGAGAGATGCTTGCTGAGCAAGGGATCCAGCTTGGAGAAAGCAATATTCAGCAGGGCC
- the fliJ gene encoding flagellar export protein FliJ codes for MANNKLDLLFKLESEKEEKLRLNFIQAEQNFHANQQKLNGLNDFRLEYSQQLHQKAQQGLSSAGFGQYHAFISKIEEAIRQQANTVATAKRVVDQRRKLWLEQQVKAKAIAKLIEKKALEEQQRLAKAEQKMLDEFATNIFMRRKLAQS; via the coding sequence ATGGCAAATAACAAACTAGACTTACTGTTCAAACTTGAAAGTGAAAAAGAAGAAAAATTACGCCTTAATTTTATTCAGGCGGAGCAAAACTTTCATGCGAATCAACAAAAGCTCAATGGCCTGAATGATTTTCGTCTTGAATACAGTCAACAACTTCATCAAAAAGCACAACAAGGTCTGTCGAGCGCGGGGTTTGGCCAGTATCACGCCTTCATCAGTAAGATTGAAGAGGCCATTCGGCAGCAGGCTAATACCGTTGCCACCGCTAAACGGGTAGTAGATCAGCGTCGTAAGTTATGGTTAGAGCAGCAAGTGAAAGCCAAAGCGATTGCCAAGCTGATAGAGAAAAAGGCATTAGAGGAGCAACAAAGGCTGGCCAAAGCAGAGCAAAAAATGCTTGATGAGTTTGCAACCAATATCTTCATGCGTCGTAAGCTCGCACAATCATAA
- the fliI gene encoding flagellar protein export ATPase FliI, translated as MTVSSSTEQPLAERLQKFQKHIQPYGVAVAGSLTRVVGLTLEAKGLNAPVGSQCKIETIRGFVDAEVIGFNHDTLYLMPNDHISGVLPGARVIPQIKEAGLPVGMTLLGRVVDGLGRPLDGLGPIEAETHLKFAQAAINPLARRPIKEPMDVGVRAINSIVTVGQGQRMGLFAGSGVGKSVLLGMMTRGSEADVIVVGLVGERGREVKEFIDEILGVEGRQRSVVVAAPADASPLMRLKGCESAVTIAEYFRDQGLNVLLLLDSVTRYAMAQREIALAVGEPPATKGYPPSVFAKLPALVERAGNGGEGQGSITAFFTVLSEGDDMQDPIADSARAILDGHIVLSRELADSGHYPAIDIEKSISRVMPQVVSDSHMQQARVLKQVYSMYQQNKDMITLGAYQQGSDPMLDQAINMMPNINAFLQQGMKDVLHYDECLQGLAQLLGQG; from the coding sequence ATGACCGTATCCAGTTCGACAGAGCAACCCTTGGCTGAACGCCTGCAAAAATTTCAAAAACATATCCAGCCTTACGGTGTCGCCGTTGCGGGCAGTCTGACTCGGGTCGTTGGTCTCACGCTGGAAGCTAAGGGCCTCAATGCCCCGGTCGGCAGTCAGTGCAAAATCGAAACCATTCGTGGCTTTGTCGATGCCGAAGTAATCGGCTTTAATCATGACACCCTCTATTTAATGCCCAACGATCATATATCAGGTGTGTTACCTGGCGCCCGTGTTATCCCGCAAATCAAAGAGGCAGGCTTGCCCGTTGGGATGACCCTGTTGGGCCGGGTTGTAGATGGCCTGGGTCGTCCTCTTGATGGGCTCGGACCGATTGAGGCTGAAACCCACCTTAAATTTGCACAGGCGGCGATTAATCCTCTGGCCAGAAGGCCAATTAAAGAACCAATGGACGTCGGCGTGCGTGCCATTAACTCCATTGTAACGGTTGGGCAAGGGCAGCGAATGGGCCTGTTTGCGGGCAGTGGCGTCGGTAAATCCGTGCTACTCGGTATGATGACACGTGGCAGTGAGGCAGACGTTATTGTGGTTGGTCTGGTTGGCGAGCGGGGCCGGGAAGTAAAAGAGTTTATTGATGAAATCCTCGGTGTTGAAGGGCGACAACGCTCCGTCGTCGTCGCGGCACCGGCCGATGCATCACCCCTGATGCGATTAAAGGGGTGCGAGAGCGCTGTCACGATTGCAGAATATTTTCGAGATCAGGGGCTGAATGTGTTGTTGCTGCTCGATTCGGTTACTCGTTATGCCATGGCGCAGCGTGAAATCGCGCTGGCGGTGGGGGAGCCACCGGCAACCAAGGGTTATCCCCCCTCCGTATTTGCCAAATTGCCGGCTTTGGTCGAACGGGCGGGTAACGGTGGGGAAGGCCAGGGGTCGATCACGGCGTTCTTCACAGTATTGAGTGAAGGGGACGATATGCAAGATCCGATTGCAGACTCTGCCCGGGCAATTCTTGATGGACACATTGTATTGTCGCGGGAGCTGGCTGACAGTGGTCACTATCCGGCCATTGACATCGAGAAATCTATTTCACGGGTCATGCCTCAGGTGGTATCAGACAGTCACATGCAGCAGGCTCGTGTGCTTAAACAGGTTTATTCTATGTATCAGCAAAATAAAGATATGATCACATTGGGTGCCTACCAGCAAGGCAGTGACCCTATGTTGGATCAGGCCATCAATATGATGCCCAATATCAACGCCTTCTTGCAACAAGGCATGAAAGACGTGTTGCACTATGACGAATGTCTGCAAGGTCTGGCACAACTTCTTGGACAAGGCTAA
- the fliH gene encoding flagellar assembly protein FliH, with the protein MAEKKLYRGKPVSSEALDELLENWPIPNVDEDLSKYSGRSTAMGTPLEELYQQKVSRPEPEPEAEEVPMLTLEELEQIRQDAYEEGLKQGHEQGYIEGFDKGVSEGKEAGYKEGVTLGKEQGIEESKPLIEERLHSLSALLEATQKPLRQIDEAAEKQLLQLVNLLAEQVIFEQVKTRPELILQALKKGIDALPLHDTQMRINLHPEDLALVKEAYGEETIAEQHWQLVPEPTLERGGCHIRTPESSIDLSLKNRIAEVLGSFLQASGADT; encoded by the coding sequence ATGGCTGAGAAGAAGTTATATCGTGGTAAGCCGGTGAGTTCAGAAGCATTGGATGAGCTACTTGAGAACTGGCCAATCCCTAATGTGGATGAAGACCTGAGTAAGTACTCCGGGCGTTCCACCGCCATGGGAACACCACTTGAAGAGCTCTATCAACAAAAGGTCAGTCGGCCAGAGCCAGAGCCGGAAGCCGAAGAAGTCCCCATGCTCACACTCGAAGAGTTGGAGCAGATCAGACAGGATGCATACGAAGAAGGCCTGAAACAGGGCCATGAACAGGGTTATATCGAGGGATTTGACAAAGGCGTTAGTGAGGGCAAAGAAGCAGGTTATAAAGAAGGGGTAACGCTTGGTAAAGAGCAGGGGATAGAAGAATCAAAGCCGCTGATTGAAGAGCGGTTACACTCTTTGTCCGCGTTACTTGAAGCAACTCAAAAACCCCTGCGACAGATAGATGAAGCTGCCGAAAAGCAGTTATTGCAACTCGTCAATTTATTGGCAGAGCAAGTTATCTTTGAGCAAGTTAAAACCCGCCCTGAGCTGATTTTACAGGCCCTTAAGAAAGGCATTGATGCCTTACCGCTGCATGACACACAAATGCGGATCAACCTGCACCCGGAAGATTTAGCCCTGGTTAAAGAAGCCTATGGGGAGGAAACCATCGCTGAGCAACACTGGCAGTTAGTGCCAGAGCCAACGCTTGAACGTGGTGGCTGCCATATCAGAACGCCAGAGTCGTCAATTGACTTGAGTCTTAAAAATCGCATTGCTGAAGTGCTGGGCAGCTTTTTGCAAGCCAGTGGTGCTGACACCTGA
- the fliG gene encoding flagellar motor switch protein FliG: MSDEEQKQLPPAFDVDKLDGVDKAAILLLSLTEEDAAQILKHLEPKQVQKVGMAMAALDDLSQAKISAVHNLFIEQIQSFSTIGFQSEDFIKKALTAALGEDKAASLIDQIVMGSGAKGLDSLKWMDSKQVANIIRNEHPQIQTIVLSYLEPEQSAEILSQFPEKVRLDLTMRIANLEEVQPAALQELNEIMEKQFAGQAGAQAAKMGGLKAAADIMNYLDTNIEGQLMDSIREHDEEMSQQIQDLMFVFENLMDVEDRGIQAILREVQQDVLMKAIKGADDSLKEKIMKNMSKRAAEMMADDLEAMPPVRISEVEAAQKEILATARRLADSGEVMLGGGGGEEFL; encoded by the coding sequence ATGAGTGATGAAGAACAAAAACAACTGCCGCCGGCGTTTGATGTAGACAAACTGGATGGGGTCGATAAGGCCGCCATCCTGCTACTCAGCCTGACGGAAGAAGATGCCGCCCAGATCCTGAAGCATCTTGAACCAAAGCAGGTTCAGAAAGTGGGTATGGCGATGGCGGCACTCGATGACTTATCGCAGGCCAAAATCAGTGCGGTACATAATCTGTTTATCGAACAGATCCAAAGTTTCAGTACCATAGGCTTCCAGTCAGAGGACTTCATTAAGAAGGCACTGACCGCTGCACTCGGTGAAGACAAAGCAGCTAGCCTGATCGACCAGATTGTGATGGGCTCCGGCGCCAAAGGTCTGGACTCTTTGAAATGGATGGATTCTAAGCAGGTGGCGAATATCATTCGCAACGAGCACCCGCAGATACAAACCATTGTACTGTCTTATCTCGAACCGGAACAATCTGCTGAAATATTGTCGCAGTTCCCCGAAAAAGTGCGGCTCGATTTGACAATGCGGATCGCAAACCTTGAAGAAGTTCAACCTGCCGCATTGCAAGAGCTGAACGAAATCATGGAGAAACAGTTCGCGGGTCAGGCCGGTGCGCAAGCTGCGAAAATGGGCGGCCTGAAAGCCGCTGCAGATATCATGAACTATCTGGATACCAACATCGAAGGTCAGCTCATGGACTCTATCCGTGAGCATGATGAAGAAATGTCTCAGCAAATTCAGGATCTGATGTTTGTCTTTGAGAACCTTATGGATGTAGAGGACAGAGGCATTCAGGCTATTCTGCGCGAAGTACAGCAAGATGTCCTGATGAAAGCCATTAAGGGCGCCGACGATTCGCTGAAAGAGAAGATCATGAAGAACATGTCGAAGCGTGCAGCTGAAATGATGGCTGACGATCTGGAGGCAATGCCACCAGTAAGGATCAGTGAAGTGGAAGCGGCGCAGAAAGAGATCCTGGCAACAGCCAGACGCCTGGCAGACTCGGGTGAAGTCATGCTCGGTGGTGGTGGTGGTGAGGAGTTCTTGTAA
- the fliE gene encoding flagellar hook-basal body complex protein FliE, with translation MKIQSTGLYQEMQAMASEAGRVRPQDPNKLPVQATAATSSAQFGDLLSDALNTVAGLQRDAKEKVTAVEMGDRSVSLAEAMIAKNKSSVAFDATMQVRNKLIEAYKDIMSMPV, from the coding sequence ATGAAAATTCAATCTACCGGACTTTATCAGGAAATGCAGGCAATGGCCTCCGAGGCCGGCCGTGTCAGACCCCAGGACCCAAATAAATTGCCTGTCCAGGCAACGGCGGCAACTTCAAGTGCCCAGTTTGGCGATTTACTTAGCGATGCACTTAATACGGTTGCAGGGCTACAGCGTGATGCCAAAGAGAAAGTGACCGCGGTTGAAATGGGTGACCGCAGCGTCTCTCTGGCGGAAGCAATGATAGCTAAAAACAAATCATCAGTGGCCTTTGATGCGACCATGCAAGTCAGAAATAAGCTGATAGAAGCATATAAAGACATCATGAGCATGCCGGTATAA
- a CDS encoding sigma-54-dependent transcriptional regulator: MSNKILVVEDDAGLREALIDTLEMSGFECVEADSAEQAVILLKQQVFSLLVSDVQMGAMSGLDLLRTVKLNYPDLPVLMMTAYATIDDAVEAMRLGAIDYMAKPFAPEVLLNMVSRYMPEKAKETDGPVVADSKSLELLELAKKVARSDASVMVLGPSGSGKEVLARYIHDRSERADQPFVAINCAAIPENMLEATLFGYEKGAFTGAITACPGKFEQAQKGTILLDEITEMDLGLQAKLLRVLQEREVERLGGRKTIELDVRVLATSNRDLKEAVNDGVFREDLYYRLNVFPLTWLPLAERSGDIVPLAAHLLQRHCDKAGKVTPVLSQCAKNKLMSHAWPGNVRELDNVVQRALILQQGATIAADDIFIENFAPVLTTAAQPPLTEPAEFASNDSEPADQITVNMSEDAEGLSYKEELQDKEHQIILDTLNRCNGKRKDVAELLGISPRTLRYKLARMRDLGLPVPA, from the coding sequence ATGAGCAACAAAATTTTAGTTGTCGAAGACGATGCCGGGTTGCGCGAAGCACTTATCGACACGCTTGAAATGTCGGGGTTTGAGTGCGTCGAGGCGGATAGCGCTGAACAGGCAGTGATATTGTTAAAACAACAAGTGTTTTCGCTGTTGGTCAGTGACGTACAAATGGGTGCCATGAGTGGTTTAGACTTGCTCAGGACTGTGAAACTTAACTACCCAGATTTACCTGTGCTGATGATGACGGCATACGCCACCATAGACGATGCGGTTGAAGCGATGCGTCTTGGGGCGATTGATTACATGGCAAAACCTTTTGCGCCCGAAGTATTGCTGAATATGGTTAGCCGCTACATGCCGGAAAAAGCGAAAGAAACCGATGGTCCGGTGGTGGCAGACAGCAAAAGCCTTGAGCTGCTTGAGCTCGCCAAAAAAGTGGCGCGCTCAGATGCCAGTGTAATGGTGTTGGGTCCGAGTGGCTCAGGTAAAGAGGTACTTGCTCGTTATATTCACGACCGTTCAGAGCGTGCAGATCAACCATTTGTGGCAATTAACTGTGCTGCCATTCCCGAAAATATGCTGGAAGCGACGTTGTTTGGGTATGAAAAAGGCGCTTTTACCGGTGCGATTACAGCCTGCCCTGGTAAGTTTGAGCAAGCACAGAAAGGAACAATACTACTAGACGAAATTACGGAAATGGATCTGGGCTTGCAAGCCAAGCTATTAAGGGTATTGCAGGAACGAGAAGTCGAGCGGCTGGGGGGTCGTAAAACCATTGAGCTGGATGTTCGGGTCCTGGCAACCAGTAACCGCGACCTCAAAGAGGCGGTGAATGACGGTGTTTTCCGGGAAGACCTTTATTACAGACTGAATGTATTTCCATTGACCTGGCTGCCATTGGCAGAGCGCAGCGGAGATATCGTCCCACTTGCAGCGCATCTGTTACAGCGTCACTGTGACAAAGCCGGTAAAGTGACTCCAGTGTTGTCTCAATGTGCTAAAAACAAACTCATGAGTCACGCCTGGCCGGGCAACGTTAGGGAGTTAGACAATGTCGTGCAGCGGGCGCTTATTCTGCAGCAAGGCGCGACCATTGCCGCTGACGATATTTTCATCGAAAATTTTGCGCCGGTGCTCACAACTGCTGCACAACCGCCACTGACGGAGCCTGCTGAATTTGCCTCAAATGATAGTGAGCCTGCTGATCAGATCACCGTGAACATGAGCGAGGATGCAGAGGGGCTGAGCTACAAAGAGGAGCTTCAGGATAAGGAACACCAAATTATTCTCGATACGTTGAACCGCTGCAATGGCAAACGTAAAGATGTTGCCGAGTTACTCGGGATCAGTCCCAGAACACTCAGATATAAGCTGGCAAGAATGCGCGACTTGGGTTTACCTGTGCCAGCCTAA
- a CDS encoding sensor histidine kinase: MALAKVINPQFVPTTQYNPCLLQEAYMGELSDLRQQASWLSHLVDTMPAGVVVLDGQGMIAKANQIAIDMLGEPLEGEKWFTIIQRSFCPQQDDGHEVSLKDGRLIKLDITALTPEPGQLILMTDLTETRRLQARVAHMQRLSALGKMVASLAHQVRTPLSAAMLYGANLGSSKLPAQSRDKFHTKLMSRLKDLENQVNDMLLFAKSGEQQVIERVSMQQLLSEVKAGADAMVSLHKAELTVTLPEPDIEILGNKTALASAIQNLIHNSVQHIGAGAQIEICAQRDAGTDTVRISVSDNGPGVDLSQASKLFEPFYTTKSQGTGLGLAVVNSVAHSHKGRVDVSNNESGGACFSMLLPISSEHSSLQEAV, translated from the coding sequence ATGGCATTAGCAAAAGTGATTAATCCACAATTTGTGCCAACCACTCAATACAACCCTTGCTTGTTACAAGAAGCGTATATGGGTGAGCTGAGTGATTTGCGGCAACAGGCCAGTTGGCTGAGTCATCTGGTCGATACCATGCCAGCGGGTGTGGTGGTATTAGATGGGCAGGGTATGATAGCCAAAGCCAATCAGATAGCCATTGATATGCTGGGTGAGCCACTGGAGGGGGAAAAGTGGTTTACTATTATCCAGCGTTCCTTTTGTCCACAGCAGGATGATGGCCATGAAGTGTCTCTCAAAGACGGACGTCTGATCAAACTCGATATTACCGCCCTGACGCCGGAGCCTGGCCAACTGATCCTGATGACGGATCTGACGGAAACGCGTCGTCTTCAGGCACGTGTTGCACACATGCAGCGTCTCAGTGCTTTGGGAAAAATGGTGGCGTCTTTGGCCCATCAGGTACGTACGCCTTTGTCTGCAGCGATGCTTTATGGTGCAAACCTGGGCAGTAGCAAACTACCTGCGCAGTCACGAGATAAATTTCATACTAAGCTGATGTCTCGCCTTAAAGATCTTGAAAATCAAGTTAACGATATGCTGTTGTTCGCAAAAAGTGGCGAACAACAGGTCATTGAGCGTGTCTCAATGCAACAGCTATTGAGCGAGGTCAAAGCGGGCGCAGATGCAATGGTGTCACTGCACAAAGCCGAATTGACCGTGACTTTACCTGAGCCGGATATTGAAATTTTGGGCAATAAAACGGCACTGGCAAGCGCCATTCAGAACCTGATCCACAACAGCGTGCAACACATTGGCGCAGGAGCCCAAATAGAGATTTGCGCCCAACGCGATGCCGGCACAGATACTGTGCGTATTAGCGTGTCTGACAATGGCCCAGGTGTTGACCTGAGCCAGGCTAGTAAACTATTTGAACCTTTTTATACGACTAAATCACAAGGCACAGGCCTGGGGTTAGCCGTCGTGAATTCTGTCGCCCATTCCCATAAAGGTCGGGTTGACGTTAGCAATAATGAAAGCGGAGGCGCATGTTTTAGCATGTTATTGCCTATTTCCAGCGAACATTCATCATTACAGGAGGCCGTATGA
- a CDS encoding DNA-3-methyladenine glycosylase I, whose translation MTTRCHWVDLSKPDYVAYHDEEWGKPVLNDNKLFEFITLESAQAGLSWYTILKKRDNYRAAFHQFEPHKVAAMTEDDVARLMDNPGIIRNKLKIQATINNAKRFIDIQQEFGSFAYYQWQFVNFTPIVNTIHSPEDYRATTEISAQFAKDLKKRGFKFLGPTTVYAHMQACGMVNDHHDDCFCKAPILEANKTLGIKAQLSKQ comes from the coding sequence ATGACCACACGTTGTCACTGGGTCGATTTAAGCAAGCCTGATTACGTTGCGTATCACGACGAAGAATGGGGAAAGCCCGTACTGAATGACAATAAGCTGTTCGAGTTTATTACTCTGGAATCTGCTCAGGCAGGGCTCAGTTGGTATACCATATTAAAAAAACGTGATAACTATCGAGCGGCGTTTCATCAGTTTGAGCCACACAAAGTTGCAGCAATGACTGAGGACGATGTGGCCAGGCTGATGGACAACCCCGGGATCATCCGTAATAAATTGAAGATCCAGGCCACCATTAATAACGCAAAACGATTTATCGACATTCAACAGGAGTTTGGCAGCTTTGCTTACTATCAGTGGCAATTCGTCAACTTTACGCCAATCGTAAACACCATTCACAGTCCCGAGGACTATCGGGCAACCACAGAGATCAGCGCACAGTTTGCCAAAGATTTAAAAAAGCGTGGTTTCAAATTTCTTGGGCCCACCACAGTCTATGCGCACATGCAGGCCTGTGGCATGGTCAACGATCATCACGATGACTGTTTTTGCAAAGCGCCCATATTAGAAGCAAATAAGACGCTGGGTATTAAAGCGCAGCTTAGCAAGCAGTGA
- a CDS encoding sigma-54 dependent transcriptional regulator — protein MITILDNNNNRAAGLAAALSFVGQPAQVIAESEFSPDLLHNLQEPVVILGALSQLNHEALIKSLPAVPFLLIGETLRPLLSLANVIGLITEPFSQEVTMQLLHDCQQYQRMLPGKSTQLNDAKSFDGLVGDTKAVKEVRFLISQVAKTDANVLILGESGTGKEVVARNVHLLSNRNSGPFVPVNCGAIPGELLESELFGHEKGAFTGAISARKGRFELAQGGTLFLDEIGDMPLQMQVKLLRVLQERSYERVGGTKPIQADVRVIAATHRNLETMIEEGKFREDLFYRLNVFPIENPSLRERADDIPLLLKELLRRVAEQGGSTVKFTDRAIDSLKAHSWPGNIRELANLVERMAIMFPEKVVDVTDLPGKYRYIEVEAYEPEYPEELLEKDVFNELFSDGFSDFEDEEETLEQDNAEPGLGLLPEEGIELKEYLAEMEISLITQALERYDYVVARAAEILGVRRTTLVEKMKKYNLNRD, from the coding sequence TCGGAATTTTCCCCCGATCTGCTGCATAACCTACAAGAGCCAGTGGTTATCCTGGGGGCTCTGTCACAATTAAATCATGAGGCGTTGATCAAATCTTTGCCCGCAGTGCCGTTTTTGCTGATTGGAGAAACTTTAAGGCCACTACTGTCGTTAGCAAACGTGATTGGTCTTATCACGGAGCCATTTAGTCAGGAAGTGACCATGCAATTATTGCATGATTGCCAGCAATATCAGCGTATGTTGCCGGGTAAGTCAACGCAGCTAAATGATGCTAAGTCGTTTGACGGCCTGGTGGGAGATACGAAAGCCGTCAAAGAAGTGCGCTTTCTTATCTCTCAGGTTGCAAAAACTGACGCCAATGTCCTGATCCTGGGCGAATCCGGTACCGGTAAAGAGGTGGTTGCGCGAAATGTACACTTGCTGTCCAACCGCAATTCAGGTCCTTTTGTGCCTGTTAACTGTGGCGCGATTCCCGGAGAGCTACTTGAGAGTGAGTTGTTCGGACATGAAAAAGGCGCGTTCACCGGCGCGATCTCCGCACGTAAAGGGCGTTTTGAGCTAGCGCAAGGTGGTACATTATTCCTCGATGAAATCGGCGATATGCCTTTGCAAATGCAGGTTAAGTTGTTACGTGTCCTGCAGGAGCGCAGTTATGAGCGTGTTGGTGGTACCAAGCCTATCCAGGCGGATGTACGGGTTATTGCAGCAACGCACCGCAACCTGGAAACCATGATCGAAGAGGGCAAATTCCGCGAAGATTTGTTTTATCGTTTAAATGTGTTTCCTATTGAGAACCCCTCTTTGCGTGAACGTGCTGATGATATTCCTTTGCTATTAAAAGAGTTGTTACGTCGTGTTGCAGAGCAGGGTGGCAGTACGGTGAAGTTCACCGATCGCGCGATTGACAGCCTTAAAGCACATAGCTGGCCCGGGAATATTCGTGAGCTGGCTAATCTGGTGGAGCGCATGGCCATTATGTTCCCCGAAAAAGTGGTCGATGTGACCGACCTACCTGGTAAGTATCGCTATATCGAAGTGGAAGCTTACGAACCAGAATACCCGGAAGAGCTGCTTGAAAAAGACGTCTTTAACGAACTATTCAGTGATGGTTTCAGTGATTTTGAGGATGAAGAAGAAACACTCGAACAGGATAATGCTGAGCCTGGTCTGGGATTGCTGCCTGAAGAGGGGATTGAGCTCAAAGAGTATCTGGCTGAGATGGAGATTAGTCTCATTACTCAGGCTCTTGAACGGTATGACTATGTGGTTGCCAGAGCGGCTGAGATCCTCGGCGTACGCCGTACTACCCTGGTCGAAAAAATGAAGAAGTACAATCTGAATCGCGATTAG